A single window of Oreochromis aureus strain Israel breed Guangdong linkage group 7, ZZ_aureus, whole genome shotgun sequence DNA harbors:
- the ndor1 gene encoding NADPH-dependent diflavin oxidoreductase 1 has translation MSNPALLILYGSQTGTTQDTAQRLARQAQRRRLRVRVMPLDDYNVADLISESLVVFVCSTTGQGDPPDNMKNFWRFLFKKSLPVGSLSRLDCAILGLGDSSYPKFNFVAKKLHKRLLQLGACVLLPVGLADDQHDLGADAVIDPWFALFWGKVSTLYPTLSGVIPLREDEPLPPTYTFHCLDDMQEKEEVRLRIPMDQTVPSQSHPFPARMVFNRRVTEPLHFQDVRHIELDVTGSNIEFAAGDVVMMRPCNAPEDVQQFCQLLRLDPETRFTLSPTDNTAVPAWLPQPCTVRHLVESYLDIAAVPRRSFFELLSTFATNELEREKLAEFSSAVGQDELHSYCNRPRRTALEVLADFPHTTAELKVDYLLDLFPEIQPRSFSIASSLRAHPNRIQVLVAVVRYKTKLYKPRKGLCSSWLASLDPAQGDVYVPLWVKKGSLKFPSEKETPVIMVGPGTGVAPFRSALQERTAEGKTANVLFFGCRSESKDFYFRSEWEEMMEAGFLTLFTAFSRDQEAKVYVQHRVRENGELLWDLIANKNACFYIAGNAKQMPASVCDALKEAFQQAGGVSAEEAEQMLATMEKTGRFQSETWS, from the exons ATGTCAAATCCCGCCCTGCTCATTCTGTACGGGAGTCAGACAGGGACGACTCAGGACACGGCACAGAGGCTCGCCCGGCAGGCGCAGAGACGGCGGCTGCGGGTCCGTGTGATGCCGCTGGACGACTACAACGTG GCGGACTTGATCTCCGAGTCTCTGGTCGTCTTTGTTTGCTCCACTACTGGTCAGGGAGACCCTCCCGACAACATGAAG AATTTCTGGCGGTTCCTCTTTAAGAAGTCTCTACCTGTCGGCTCTCTGAGTCGGCTCGACTGCGCCATCCTGGGCCTGGGAGACTCCTCGTATCCAAA GTTCAACTTTGTGGCCAAGAAGCTCCATAAGCGCCTCCTGCAGCTCGGTGCCTGCGTGCTGCTGCCTGTGGGGCTGGCTGATGACCAGCACGACCTCGG AGCGGACGCTGTGATCGACCcctggtttgctttgttttggggGAAAGTGTCGACCCTTTACCCGACTCTGTCCGGCGTGATCCCGCTGAGGGAAGACGAGCC ACTTCCTCCAACCTACACGTTCCACTGCCTGGACGACAtgcaagagaaggaggaggtcCGGCTGAGGATTCCCATGGATCAAACTGTCCCCTCCCAGTCTCACCCGTTTCCTGCCAGAATGGTGTTCAACAGGAGAGTGACGGAGCCGTTGCACTTCCAGGACGTCAGGCACATTGAGTTAGACGTCACTGGGTCCAACATTGA GTTTGCTGCCGGTGACGTGGTGATGATGCGCCCCTGTAACGCCCCTGAGGATGTGCAGCAGTTCTGCCAGCTGCTGAGATTGGACCCAGAGACCCGGTTCACTCTCAGCCCCACAGACAACACTGCAG TCCCAGCCTGGCTTCCTCAGCCCTGCACGGTGCGCCACCTGGTGGAGAGTTACCTGGACATCGCCGCTGTGCCTCGCCGCTCCTTCTTCGAGCTGCTGTCCACCTTCGCTACCAATGAGCTGGAGCGGGAGAAGCTGGCCGAGTTCAGCTCAGCGGTGGGCCAGGATGAGCTGCATAGCTACTGCAACCGACCCCGACGCACTGCGCTGGAG GTTCTGGCAGATTTCCCTCACACCACAGCAGAACTCAAAGTGGACTATCTCCTGGACCTTTTCCCTGAGATCCAGCCTCGTTCCTTCTCCATCGCCTCCTCTCTGCGG GCTCACCCAAACAGGATTCAGGTCCTGGTTGCTGTCGTTCGCTACAAAACCAAACTGTATAAACCTCGAAAAGGCCTCTGCTCCTCCTGGTTAGCCTCTCTGGATCCTGCACAAG GCGATGTGTATGTGCCTTTGTGGGTGAAGAAGGGAAGTCTGAAGTTCCCCTCAGAGAAGGAGACCCCGGTGATCATGGTGGGACCTGGAACGGGAGTGGCCCCCTTCAGGTCGGCATTACAGGAGAGGACCGCTGAGGGGAAAACTG CTAACGTCCTCTTCTTCGGCTGCCGCTCCGAGTCCAAAGACTTCTACTTCAGGTCGGAGTGGGAGGAGATGATGGAGGCTGGATTCCTCACCCTTTTCACGGCCTTCTCTCGAGACCAG GAGGCGAAGGTGTACGTGCAGCACCGTGTGAGGGAGAACGGCGAGCTCCTGTGGGACCTGATCGCCAATAAAAACGCCTGTTTTTACATCGCTGG cAACGCTAAACAGATGCCAGCCAGTGTGTGCGACGCCCTCAAAGAGGCGTTCCAGCAGGCGGGAGGTGTGTCCGCTGAGGAAGCCGAGCAGATGCTGGCGACAATGGAGAAGACGGGTCGGTTTCAGAGCGAGACGTGGTCGTGA
- the ntmt1 gene encoding N-terminal Xaa-Pro-Lys N-methyltransferase 1: protein MGDIVEDEASFYSNAQDYWKDIPPTVDGMLGGYGSISSIDINGSKAFLQKFLGDGEGKTGSGCALDCGAGIGRITKRLLLPLFKTVDLVDVTQEFLDKAKTYLGDDGKRVGNYFCCGLQDFVPESGRYDVIWIQWVIGHLTDDHLIDFLRRCQKALRPNGLIVIKDNVSYEGVIPDEEDSSVCRDLNIVCSLVSKAGLRIVHQEQQKNFPKELYQVHTLAIR, encoded by the exons ATGGGGGACATAGTCGAGGACGAGGCGAGTTTCTACTCCAATGCTCAGGACTACTGGAAGGATATCCCACCCACGGTGGACGGCATGCTGGGAGGCTACGGCAGCATCTCCAGCATCGACATTAACGGGTCCAAGGCCTTCCTGCAGAAATTCCTTGGC GATGGCGAGGGGAAGACTGGCTCAGGCTGCGCTCTGGACTGCGGCGCGGGCATCGGGAGGATCACAAAGCGCCTGCTGCTGCCACTGTTCAAGACAGTTGACCTGGTGGACGTGACACAGGAGTTCCTGGACAAAGCCAAGACGTACCTGGGAGACGACGGCAAGAGGGTGGGCAACTACTTCTGCTGTGGCCTGCAGGACTTTGTGCCGGAGAGCGGGCGCTATGATGTCATCTGGATCCAGTGGGTCATTG GTCACCTGACAGACGACCACCTAATAGACTTCCTGCGCCGCTGTCAGAAGGCGCTGCGGCCCAACGGTCTCATCGTCATCAAGGACAACGTGTCGTACGAGGGCGTGATCCCTGATGAGGAGGACAGCAGTGTGTGTCGCGATCTGAACATAGTGTGCAGCCTGGTTAGCAAAGCCGGCCTCCGCATCGTCCATCAGGAGCAACAAAAGAACTTCCCAAAGGAGCTCTACCAGGTCCACACACTGGCCATCAGATAG
- the lrsam1 gene encoding E3 ubiquitin-protein ligase LRSAM1 isoform X2: MPLFFRKRKPNEDCQKRLEYQLCRSKEAGADDILDISACGLSEVPSSAFSISKVLHKKVLILHNNELRHLMPKGIDISTLITLKVLDLHENKLTSLPEDIGKLTALQILNVEKNHLKALPESIGNLRLLQTLNLKGNCLTELPSSVGSLSSLRTLDVSDNNIVTLPKALAYIRTLESFSLDAAMMSFPPSSVCTEGTESIQRFLCTELGEEYCPPSQYLLPVLESDSGKQSADCLDGLDEAWQNKFSDYEKRKEQKQQEKLAFEKHLEEKQREHTQLLMMKNSNKENILNSVRQEQERVEQGVSKQQRAQEAERQLVLEKVRQAEDNISSRISSLLMDNNRQKKSAEFLQAMEEDRIRMEHLTAITQEEANSLRKKEVAAAMQKMLSDSCAMSLLQEASDYRRQSLVTEACRSLENLDRKFDKMLSLQVLDKSKAIAQILQEEEMQKAAFQALQLQKDAVHGYIRNQIHLIEGELMQLTKLEIKRRNLDAENLQEVLVEQRTALSDMLQQLLKQRDQREQELRQVLAEMELKSESNQQNYWMIQYQRLLDAKPLSLRMQEAGVEKELVNLLCKLSAQHYLPILAHHRVTTEALNHMSSSDLKKLGINEAGIQKALLNWARERQPEGACKVTKQEAEAEVTPSAPSPPPPPFFPSTSNIQMPSPPLTPGTPVTPSAPTPVEGPGSSECVVCMETGSQVIFLPCGHVCCCQVCNDALQNCPLCRANISQRIRLYQN; encoded by the exons ATGCCTCTGTTCTTCAGGAAGAGGAAGCCCAACGAGGACTGCCAGAAGAGACTCGAGTATCAGCTGTGCCgg TCTAAGGAAGCTGGTGCTGATGACATCCTGGACATCTCAGCCTGCGGGCTCTCAGAG GTCCCCTCGAGTGCCTTTTCCATCAGCAAAGTGCTTCATAAGAAG GTACTTATCCTCCACAACAACGAGCTGCGGCATCTGATGCCCAAAGGAATTGACATCAGCACCCTCATTACATTAAAA GTTTTAGAcctgcatgagaacaagctCACCTCTCTGCCAGAGGACATCGGGAAACTGACAGCACTGCAG ATCCTGAATGTGGAGAAGAACCATTTGAAGGCCCTGCCAGAGTCCATCGGGAACCTGCGCCTCCTGCAGACTCTTAATTTGAAGG GAAACTGCCTCACTGAGCTGCCGTCCTCTGTTGGTTCTCTGAGCAGCCTGCGGACACTCGACGTGAGTGACAACAACATTGTGACACTTCCCAAAGCGCTGGCCTACATCCGCACCTTAGAG AGTTTTAGTCTTGATGCTGCCATGATGTCCTTCCCACCTTCGTCTGTGTgcacagagggaacagagagcATCCAACGATTCCTGTGCACGG AGCTGGGAGAGGAGTACTGCCCGCCCTCTCAGTACCTCCTGCCGGTGCTGGAGAGCGACAGCGGCAAGCAGAGCGCCGACTGCCTGGATGGGTTGGATGAGGCCTGGCAG AACAAATTTAGTGACTACGAGAAGAGAAAG GAGCAGAAGCAGCAGGAGAAGTTGGCCTTCGAGAAGCACCTGGAGGAGAAGCAAAGAGAGCATACCCAGCTTCTAATGATGAAAAACTCCAACAAGGAGAACATCCTCAACTCAGTCCGACAG GAGCAGGAGCGGGTCGAGCAGGGCGTCAGCAAGCAGCAGAGAGCTCAGGAGGCTGAGAGGCAACTGGTGCTGGAGAAAGTCCGACAAGCTGAAGACAACATCAGCAGTCGCATCAGCAGCCTGCTGATGGACAACAACAG GCAGAAAAAGAGCGCAGAGTTCCTCCAAGCCATGGAGGAGGATCG GATCCGTATGGAACATCTGACTGCCATCACGCAGGAAGAAGCTAACTCACTGAGGAAGAAGGAGGTGGCAG CCGCCATGCAGAAGATGCTGTCAGACAGCTGCGCCATGAGCCTCCTCCAGGAGGCCAGTGACTACCGCAGACAGAGCCTGGTCACTGAGGCCTGCAGGAG TTTAGAGAATTTAGACAGGAAGTTTGACAAGATGCTGTCCCTCCAAGTTCTGGACAAGTCCAAAGCCATCGCCCAGATCTTACAGGAG GAGGAGATGCAGAAGGCAGCATTCCAGGCGCTGCAACTTCAAAAAGACGCCGTTCACGGGTACATCCGTAACCAG ATCCATCTCATAGAGGGTGAGTTAATGCAGCTGACTAAACTGGAGATTAAAAGACGCAATCTGGATGCTGAGAACCTGCAG gagGTTCTGGTGGAGCAGCGCACGGCGCTCAGTGACATGTTGCAGCAGCTGCTGAAGCAGAGAGACCAGCGAGAGCAGGAGCTGCGGCAGGTTCTG gcTGAGATGGAGCTGAAGTCTGAGTCCAACCAGCAGAACTACTGGATGATCCAGTACCAGAGGCTGCTGGACGCTAAGCCGCTGTCACTCCGCATGCAG GAAGCGGGTGTGGAGAAGGAGCTGGTGAACCTGCTGTGCAAACTGTCCGCTCAGCACTACCTGCCCATCCTGGCTCATCATAGAGTGACGACCGAGGCGCTTAACCACATGAGCTCCTCCGACCTCAAGAAG ttgggCATCAATGAAGCAGGAATCCAGAAAGCTCTTCTGAACTGGGCCCGGGAACGCCAGCCTGAAG GAGCTTGTAAGGTCACCAAGCAGGAGGCGGAAGCAGAAGTCACCCCCTCTGCGCCGTCTCCTCCCCCCCCTCCGTTCTTTCCCAGCACCTCAAACATCCAAATGCCCAGCCCACCACTCACCCCGGGGACCCCCGTCACCCCGTCAGCACCCACCCCCGTGGAAGGACCAGGAAGCTCAGAGTGTGTGGTCTGCATGGAGACCGGG TCTCAGGTGATCTTCCTGCCGTGTGGTCATGTGTGCTGCTGTCAGGTGTGCAACGATGCCCTGCAGAACTGCCCTCTGTGCCGGGCCAACATATCCCAGCGCATACGCCTCTACCAAAACTAG
- the lrsam1 gene encoding E3 ubiquitin-protein ligase LRSAM1 isoform X1 yields the protein MPLFFRKRKPNEDCQKRLEYQLCRSKEAGADDILDISACGLSEVPSSAFSISKVLHKKVLILHNNELRHLMPKGIDISTLITLKVLDLHENKLTSLPEDIGKLTALQILNVEKNHLKALPESIGNLRLLQTLNLKGNCLTELPSSVGSLSSLRTLDVSDNNIVTLPKALAYIRTLESFSLDAAMMSFPPSSVCTEGTESIQRFLCTELGEEYCPPSQYLLPVLESDSGKQSADCLDGLDEAWQNKFSDYEKRKEQKQQEKLAFEKHLEEKQREHTQLLMMKNSNKENILNSVRQEQERVEQGVSKQQRAQEAERQLVLEKVRQAEDNISSRISSLLMDNNRQKKSAEFLQAMEEDRIRMEHLTAITQEEANSLRKKEVAAAMQKMLSDSCAMSLLQEASDYRRQSLVTEACRSLENLDRKFDKMLSLQVLDKSKAIAQILQEEEMQKAAFQALQLQKDAVHGYIRNQIHLIEGELMQLTKLEIKRRNLDAENLQEVLVEQRTALSDMLQQLLKQRDQREQELRQVLAEMELKSESNQQNYWMIQYQRLLDAKPLSLRMQEAGVEKELVNLLCKLSAQHYLPILAHHRVTTEALNHMSSSDLKKLGINEAGIQKALLNWARERQPEAGACKVTKQEAEAEVTPSAPSPPPPPFFPSTSNIQMPSPPLTPGTPVTPSAPTPVEGPGSSECVVCMETGSQVIFLPCGHVCCCQVCNDALQNCPLCRANISQRIRLYQN from the exons ATGCCTCTGTTCTTCAGGAAGAGGAAGCCCAACGAGGACTGCCAGAAGAGACTCGAGTATCAGCTGTGCCgg TCTAAGGAAGCTGGTGCTGATGACATCCTGGACATCTCAGCCTGCGGGCTCTCAGAG GTCCCCTCGAGTGCCTTTTCCATCAGCAAAGTGCTTCATAAGAAG GTACTTATCCTCCACAACAACGAGCTGCGGCATCTGATGCCCAAAGGAATTGACATCAGCACCCTCATTACATTAAAA GTTTTAGAcctgcatgagaacaagctCACCTCTCTGCCAGAGGACATCGGGAAACTGACAGCACTGCAG ATCCTGAATGTGGAGAAGAACCATTTGAAGGCCCTGCCAGAGTCCATCGGGAACCTGCGCCTCCTGCAGACTCTTAATTTGAAGG GAAACTGCCTCACTGAGCTGCCGTCCTCTGTTGGTTCTCTGAGCAGCCTGCGGACACTCGACGTGAGTGACAACAACATTGTGACACTTCCCAAAGCGCTGGCCTACATCCGCACCTTAGAG AGTTTTAGTCTTGATGCTGCCATGATGTCCTTCCCACCTTCGTCTGTGTgcacagagggaacagagagcATCCAACGATTCCTGTGCACGG AGCTGGGAGAGGAGTACTGCCCGCCCTCTCAGTACCTCCTGCCGGTGCTGGAGAGCGACAGCGGCAAGCAGAGCGCCGACTGCCTGGATGGGTTGGATGAGGCCTGGCAG AACAAATTTAGTGACTACGAGAAGAGAAAG GAGCAGAAGCAGCAGGAGAAGTTGGCCTTCGAGAAGCACCTGGAGGAGAAGCAAAGAGAGCATACCCAGCTTCTAATGATGAAAAACTCCAACAAGGAGAACATCCTCAACTCAGTCCGACAG GAGCAGGAGCGGGTCGAGCAGGGCGTCAGCAAGCAGCAGAGAGCTCAGGAGGCTGAGAGGCAACTGGTGCTGGAGAAAGTCCGACAAGCTGAAGACAACATCAGCAGTCGCATCAGCAGCCTGCTGATGGACAACAACAG GCAGAAAAAGAGCGCAGAGTTCCTCCAAGCCATGGAGGAGGATCG GATCCGTATGGAACATCTGACTGCCATCACGCAGGAAGAAGCTAACTCACTGAGGAAGAAGGAGGTGGCAG CCGCCATGCAGAAGATGCTGTCAGACAGCTGCGCCATGAGCCTCCTCCAGGAGGCCAGTGACTACCGCAGACAGAGCCTGGTCACTGAGGCCTGCAGGAG TTTAGAGAATTTAGACAGGAAGTTTGACAAGATGCTGTCCCTCCAAGTTCTGGACAAGTCCAAAGCCATCGCCCAGATCTTACAGGAG GAGGAGATGCAGAAGGCAGCATTCCAGGCGCTGCAACTTCAAAAAGACGCCGTTCACGGGTACATCCGTAACCAG ATCCATCTCATAGAGGGTGAGTTAATGCAGCTGACTAAACTGGAGATTAAAAGACGCAATCTGGATGCTGAGAACCTGCAG gagGTTCTGGTGGAGCAGCGCACGGCGCTCAGTGACATGTTGCAGCAGCTGCTGAAGCAGAGAGACCAGCGAGAGCAGGAGCTGCGGCAGGTTCTG gcTGAGATGGAGCTGAAGTCTGAGTCCAACCAGCAGAACTACTGGATGATCCAGTACCAGAGGCTGCTGGACGCTAAGCCGCTGTCACTCCGCATGCAG GAAGCGGGTGTGGAGAAGGAGCTGGTGAACCTGCTGTGCAAACTGTCCGCTCAGCACTACCTGCCCATCCTGGCTCATCATAGAGTGACGACCGAGGCGCTTAACCACATGAGCTCCTCCGACCTCAAGAAG ttgggCATCAATGAAGCAGGAATCCAGAAAGCTCTTCTGAACTGGGCCCGGGAACGCCAGCCTGAAG CAGGAGCTTGTAAGGTCACCAAGCAGGAGGCGGAAGCAGAAGTCACCCCCTCTGCGCCGTCTCCTCCCCCCCCTCCGTTCTTTCCCAGCACCTCAAACATCCAAATGCCCAGCCCACCACTCACCCCGGGGACCCCCGTCACCCCGTCAGCACCCACCCCCGTGGAAGGACCAGGAAGCTCAGAGTGTGTGGTCTGCATGGAGACCGGG TCTCAGGTGATCTTCCTGCCGTGTGGTCATGTGTGCTGCTGTCAGGTGTGCAACGATGCCCTGCAGAACTGCCCTCTGTGCCGGGCCAACATATCCCAGCGCATACGCCTCTACCAAAACTAG